The genomic stretch CGATTTCCAATTACGTGGAGCCCCGTGATAAAAGCAAATGGAAGATAACAGAAGCCCTGGCCAGCCTGCATCAGACGCTGCAGCAATGGCTGCTCGCATGGCCGGAAGAGCTGCAAATGCTGTAATTTTGGATACAAAATCAGCATAGGATGAAACTAAGTCTTGGCTTCTCTCCCTGTCCGAATGATACATTCATTTTTGATGCATTGGTAAATCACAGGATTGATACCGGAAATCTGGAATTTGAAGTATATCTGGAAGATGTGGAAACGCTGAATCAATGGGCGAAACAAGGCAAACTCGACATTACCAAACTTAGTTGCTTGGCCTATCTGCAGGTAGCTTCTCAATATGTGATGCTAGATGCAGGAAGTGCTCTGGGTAAGGGTTGTGGTCCTTTGCTCATAGCTGCCCGGCAGCTACCGTTGCAGCAAATACCATCGTTGCGGATTGCTATTCCGGGCGTACACACCACGGCCAATATGTTGTTGCATTTTGCTTTTCCAGATGTAACTCAGCTCCGGCCCATGTTGTTTTCCGAAATTGAAGATGCTATTCTGCGAGGCGATGTCGACGCGGGTGTTATTATTCATGAAAATCGTTTTACCTATCAGCAGAAAGGACTTGTGAAGCTGCTGGATCTGGGTGATTATTGGGAACAACATACCGGTGCACCGATTCCGTTGGGTTGTATTGCCATGAAACGCAGTTTCCCACCGGCGTTGATGAACGAAGTGAATGGATGGATACGGAAAAGTCTGGAGTATGCATATGCTCAATATCCGCAGGTTTCTGCATTTGTAAGGCAACATGCCCAGGCTATGGACGAACAGGTCATGCGCCAGCATATTGATTTGTATGTGAATGAATACAGCCTTTCTCTGCAGGATGAGGGTAAAAAGGCTATAGCAGTATTGCAACGCGAAGCCATCCGCAATGGCATGCTGGCTGAGGCAACATCACTTTCCTTATTTGCAGCTTGATTCAGCGCGTGGGTTTCATCTTATCTTGCAAAGCCCGCGCGTAAGTCTCCAGGCAACGTTTGCGGGCTTCCTGATGGGAAATAAGCGGAGCCGGATATGCTGATGATCCGTATTCCAGCACCCATTGTTTGATGAACTGATAATCCGGGTCAAAACGTTGCGCCTGAAGGTCGGGATTAAACAGCCGGAAATAGGGAGCAGCATCACATCCGCAGCCGGCCGACCATTGCCAGCCTCCGTTATTGGAAGCCAGATCGTAATCCAGCAGTTTTTTAGCAAAATAAGCTTCGCCCCATCGCCAGTCAATTAGCAGGTTTTTCGTCAGATAGCTTGCTGTTATCATGCGCAGCCGGTTGTGCATGTAACCTGTCGCATTCAACTGCCGCATACCTGCATCTACTATCGGGCAACCCGTGCGCCCTTCGCACCAGCGCCGGAAAGCTTCTTCATCATTCAGCCACTCTATGCGATCATATTCCGGTTTGAAGCATTGATGAACTACATGCGGAAAATGCCAGAGGATCATCTGATAAAACTCCCGCCAGATAAGTTCATTCAGGTATTTTTCATTCCATGCCAGTGCTTTTTTCACCAGTTCACGAATGCTTATGGTACCAAACCGCAGATGTACACTCATTTTCGTTGTACCATTTTTGGCTGGATAATCGCGCCAAAGATGATAATGTCTGATGATATTTTCATCCGGTTCCTCAGGCGGAAATGATATTTGTACAAGCTGAAATCCTATGCTTTCCAAGGGTGGCAAAGGCTGAGCCGGCAGCTGAAATAAATTTCCCAAATATTTTTCAACGGGATAAGATTGTAAATAAAACGTATTCAGCTTTTGCTTCCATTGTTTGCTGTAAGGTGTATACACGGTATATGGCGTGCCATCGGGTTTGAGGATTTCATCCCGGTCAAAAATCACCTGATCTTTAAAATCATGAAATGCAATTCCTTTTTCCTGCAAAAAAGCTGCAATCTGTTGGTCACGTTTGCGTGCATAAGGTTCATAATCCCGGTTGGTATACACTTCCTGTACATCAAATTGCTGCATGAGTTTCTGAAAAGCACCCAGCGGCGTGTCGTGAAAAGTTAACAAGCTGGATCCTAAGGCTATAAGTTGCTGGTTGATTTTTTCCAGTTTTGTGTAAATGAATGTCATACGCCTGTCTTGCGGATCATCGAGTTCATCCAGGATGTGTCGGTCGAAGATAAAAATCACGATTACCGGTATGCCTTTGCGCAAGGCATGGTAAAGTGCAGCCTGATCATGCAGGCGCAAATCCCGGCGTAGCCAGCATACGTTTACTTTGGATCGCATATACTCCCATAACAAATTAAAACTCAGCATGTTCATTTTCCTGAGTGCTGAGCCATTCGGCCAGGGCAGCAGCTATGCGTGGCGGGCTGTAGATATGGTCATTGATTTTTTGAAAGTATTGAATACCCTGAATGGTGTTTGTACAAAATACTTCATCTGCATTCCATAATTGTTCCAGGTCCATAGGCTGTTCGTGGATTGGCCATGGCAAATCAGCACATAGCAATGCTTTGCGGATGATACCATCTACGCATCCTTCAGCAAGAGGTGGTGTGAATATCTGTTGATGATGCACACAAAAGATATTGGCAATATGAGTTTCGGCAATTCTTCCTGCGGTGTTTTGCAGGATAGCCTGGTGCCATCCCTGCTGGCGGGCTTCCATTCCGGCAAGGATATAGGGCAGGCATTGCAGGGATTTTAATGAAGAAAGTGAAGACAAAGGTTTTTCTACTCGTGCGATTCCCCCGATAATGCCTGTTGCAAAGGATGTGTCTGAAGCAATTGGTTCAGCTTCTATCAAAACATGAAACTGGTTGGATTCAGGCGTATATTTACCTCCATCATCCCGAAAAAAACTAATACGCACGCGTGCAACATCCCGGCAATGATTGATCTCACAAAGCCGTAACACATCATTTTTCAGGCTTGCAAATTTTGCAGAGGATAAAGCAGGCATCTGCAGCATTTGCAGGCTTTTCTGTATGCGTAATTCATGATACTTCCACCACAGGATTTTTCCCTTCACGCATTTGATGGTTTCAAAAAAACCATCGCCATAACGAAATGCTCTGTTCCGGGATGTGAACAAACAACTATCGGTGGAGAAAATATTTCCGTCGAGCAACAGTTTCGGCATGGACTATTTTTCAATTGGATGCTGAAAACGTTTTT from Thermoflavifilum aggregans encodes the following:
- a CDS encoding cryptochrome/photolyase family protein produces the protein MRSKVNVCWLRRDLRLHDQAALYHALRKGIPVIVIFIFDRHILDELDDPQDRRMTFIYTKLEKINQQLIALGSSLLTFHDTPLGAFQKLMQQFDVQEVYTNRDYEPYARKRDQQIAAFLQEKGIAFHDFKDQVIFDRDEILKPDGTPYTVYTPYSKQWKQKLNTFYLQSYPVEKYLGNLFQLPAQPLPPLESIGFQLVQISFPPEEPDENIIRHYHLWRDYPAKNGTTKMSVHLRFGTISIRELVKKALAWNEKYLNELIWREFYQMILWHFPHVVHQCFKPEYDRIEWLNDEEAFRRWCEGRTGCPIVDAGMRQLNATGYMHNRLRMITASYLTKNLLIDWRWGEAYFAKKLLDYDLASNNGGWQWSAGCGCDAAPYFRLFNPDLQAQRFDPDYQFIKQWVLEYGSSAYPAPLISHQEARKRCLETYARALQDKMKPTR
- a CDS encoding 1,4-dihydroxy-6-naphthoate synthase — protein: MKLSLGFSPCPNDTFIFDALVNHRIDTGNLEFEVYLEDVETLNQWAKQGKLDITKLSCLAYLQVASQYVMLDAGSALGKGCGPLLIAARQLPLQQIPSLRIAIPGVHTTANMLLHFAFPDVTQLRPMLFSEIEDAILRGDVDAGVIIHENRFTYQQKGLVKLLDLGDYWEQHTGAPIPLGCIAMKRSFPPALMNEVNGWIRKSLEYAYAQYPQVSAFVRQHAQAMDEQVMRQHIDLYVNEYSLSLQDEGKKAIAVLQREAIRNGMLAEATSLSLFAA
- a CDS encoding aminotransferase class IV, with amino-acid sequence MPKLLLDGNIFSTDSCLFTSRNRAFRYGDGFFETIKCVKGKILWWKYHELRIQKSLQMLQMPALSSAKFASLKNDVLRLCEINHCRDVARVRISFFRDDGGKYTPESNQFHVLIEAEPIASDTSFATGIIGGIARVEKPLSSLSSLKSLQCLPYILAGMEARQQGWHQAILQNTAGRIAETHIANIFCVHHQQIFTPPLAEGCVDGIIRKALLCADLPWPIHEQPMDLEQLWNADEVFCTNTIQGIQYFQKINDHIYSPPRIAAALAEWLSTQENEHAEF